The region AGACGAGCTGGACACAGTGGAGCGCTTCAAGAAGAAGATGAACCAGGCGGCCATGACGGCAGTGTCGTTCTACGAGGTGGAGTACACCTTTGACAGGAATATTCTGTCAGAGCTCTTGCTGGAGTGCAGGGACCTGCTTCACGCCCTGGTCGAGCAGCACCTGACCGCGCGCTCTCATGCACGCATCGATCACGTTTTCAACCATTTTGCCCACGGCGATTTCCTGGCCGAGCTGTACGGGGACGGAGAGGAGTACAGACTCTCTCTGAGGAAGATCTGCAATGGCATCAACAAACTGCTGGACGAAGGAACGCTTTAACCACCTGACCTCTTTCACCTCTagctttttctcctcttgctCCTTCTCTCGCTGGTCTATCCTGCCTCCTTCTATTTCCTTCCCACTTGCTCACCTCTGACCGCTCACATGCTCTACCTTCTTTTTGCTCTcgtcttcctttttcttcttcatccaTTCCCATGAAGCTAGTTGtaacatcctgctgctgtggttcgATGAGGGAAATTTTTAGACTGTCTTTCCACTCAGTGGATCATTGCTGCACACTGGGACAGCCTGTATCACATTGTATGCATTATAGCGTTCCAAGTCATTCCCTTCATGTGCAAAAGTGTACTGTACCAATGGCCAAAAAGCATAAATTAGGTATATTTGGATAATCAGTGGTAGTAATAtgtctctttttgtgtgtgcgtgtgtgtgtgtgtgtgtttgtgtgtgtgtgtgcatacatgtgtttGTATGGAATTTGCTTGAATAGCGTGTTTGTATATAAGACCAACTATGACATGGTGTGTCTATTATGTATCTGTGTCAATCTTCTCTACAAGGGTGTAACACTTGTCTTTTATTAAAGATTTCTTGTAAACATTATTTTGTAGTTCTTTTGACCACAATACCTCCAAGTGAACTCACAACATTTGAGAAAAGACGGGTTTCTTCCTCTCGTTGGCAGCTATGATGATAATTTTTTCTTATGACTCATTTCTTAGACAAAGTGAAGCAAAACAATGATTTGCTAAGCAGTTACTTTAAGAATAATGCCTTGACTTTGCTAAAAAAaaccattttgttttctattttttaagaGCAAACAGCCATCATGATAGAAAATGCTTGGATGGATCGGATCTGGAAAATGAGCAACAAATGGTGCATTAAGCTACTACTTTCCCATCCATTTGACCCACATGCACGCCGGTCATAAATTTCCCAACCCTCATTTTGAAATGAGCAGGAAAATCAGTGATTTGTCATTTCTGGTTCATTAGATGCCCTCTGGTCTATTCTGCTCTCCAGTCCAGGAAAATATATTACTGGTGGCTTGGTGTGACTCCAGCTGAATTACTTTGGCAGCCAGTTGAGAAGAAGTCCAGTTTTATGTGTCTGTCTCCGAACATTGAACAGGCAGACCACCCACCCATTGAGCCTCCACACATGTAATCAAGTTAGTTAAGTAGTTAGTGTTTATTTAGATGTAACCGGATATTTAGAGAACGAGGGCGTCCATGACATTAACCATACACTTCATTTATCTCTATTACcctttgttctttttctctttagcTGATTACAGCTTCTTGAATCAGATGGTGCGGAcgtgagagagagataaagcaCATGAAACATATAATTCATAATAAGGTTTGGTTAAAGAATTGCTAAGGAAAACATATTCTTTTTTTGCGATCTAATCTCCAAAA is a window of Pempheris klunzingeri isolate RE-2024b chromosome 1, fPemKlu1.hap1, whole genome shotgun sequence DNA encoding:
- the tnfaip8l3 gene encoding tumor necrosis factor alpha-induced protein 8-like protein 3 — encoded protein: MDSDSGEQSDGDLSPGQESFNSRSLALQAQKKILSKMATMVVANMLTDDTSSEILDELYKTSREFTKSKKEAHKIIKDVIKIALKIGILYRNHQFSPDELDTVERFKKKMNQAAMTAVSFYEVEYTFDRNILSELLLECRDLLHALVEQHLTARSHARIDHVFNHFAHGDFLAELYGDGEEYRLSLRKICNGINKLLDEGTL